A stretch of Xenopus laevis strain J_2021 chromosome 8S, Xenopus_laevis_v10.1, whole genome shotgun sequence DNA encodes these proteins:
- the LOC108700492 gene encoding cytochrome c oxidase subunit 7A1, mitochondrial, producing MRNYRVLGQQLLRTFSSSSRNQIQNRVLEKQKIFQANNDLPVHLKGGSGDAILYRITMGISIAGTCLSVFQLFKAAQPKKVK from the exons ATGAGAAATTATAGG GTTCTGGGGCAACAATTGCTGAGAACCTTTTCCAGCTCCAGTCGGAATCAGATTCAGAATCGTGTGCTTGAAAAACAGAAGATATTTCAG GCAAATAATGACCTACCTGTTCACCTAAAAGGAGGATCAGGAGATGCCATTTTGTACAGAATAACAATGGGAATCAGCATTGCAG GGACCTGCCTTTCAGTCTTCCAGCTGTTCAAAGCAGCTCAGCCAAAGAAGGTGAAATGA